A segment of the Bacteroidales bacterium genome:
TTACAAAATTAAAGATTTGCGCGATTTGATGAGCATTGTTACACAGGAATCAATTTTATTCAACGGCACTGTTTTCGACAATATTGCCTTAGGAAAGGATACTGCCATGATGGATGAAGTTATTGCTGCCGCTAAGGTTGCCAATGCACATAATTTTATCATGGAAATGGAAAATCAATATCAGTCGAATATCGGTGACCGTGGATGCAAGCTTTCGGGAGGACAAAGGCAGCGACTATGCATTGCCAGAGCGGTATTGAAAAATCCTGCCATATTAATTCTTGATGAGGCAACGTCGTCACTTGATACTGAATCGGAACGTTTAGTGCAGGATGCAATATATAAATTAATGAAAAACCGAACATCAATTGTAATTGCACATCGGCTTTCAACTATTAAAAACGCTGACGCGATTTGTGTTTTACATAAAGGCGAAATCGTTGAAAAAGGCACTCATACTACACTTCTCGAAAAAGAAGGTTATTATAAAAAGTTATTTGATATGCAGATGTTCAGTTAAAACAGTTTAAAGTTTAAGGTTTAAAGTTTAAGGTTTTTGTTATTTGAGTTTACTACTATTTTTTTATTTTGTTTTCAATTTTAAAAATTTTGAAATTTGCATGTTAATTTTTTTTATTGTTACTCTTATTCTTATGTTCTGAAGTTCAATATGCACGACTTTAAACTTTAAACAAAATAAAATTTAACAACCTCTTGACAATTACTTTATTTTTTTAACAATTAACAATTAACTTTTTCCCCACGATAATGCTGGTATTTGAAAAAATAATTTCAATAAAAAAGCACATTTCGGAACTGAAAGAAGCGAAAAAAACAATTGGTTTTGTGCCGACAATGGGAGCATTGCACAATGGACATATATCACTTATTAACAAAGCAAAAAAAGAAAATAATATTGTTGTATCAAGCATTTTCATAAATCCCACGCAGTTTAACGACAAATCGGATTTCGAAAAATATCCGCGAACTCTCGAAACAGATAAAGAAATACTCGAAAAAGCAAACTGCGATATTATATTTGCACCATCAAAAGAAGAAATGTATCCCGAACCCGATAATTCGAAATTTGATTTCGGCAATCTTGATAAAGTAATGGAAGGAAATTTTCGTCCCGGGCATTTTAAGGGCGTAGCGATAATTGTAAAAAAACTTTTAAAAATCATTGAGCCGCACAGAGCATACTTCGGTGAAAAAGATTATCAGCAGTTTTTAATAATAAAAAAACTGACAAGCATTTTGAATCTTCCCATTCAGATTATTGGATGTCCGACAATTCGTGAAAGTGACGGTTTGGCGATGAGTTCGCGAAATACTCGTTTATCAAATAAA
Coding sequences within it:
- the panC gene encoding pantoate--beta-alanine ligase; the encoded protein is MLVFEKIISIKKHISELKEAKKTIGFVPTMGALHNGHISLINKAKKENNIVVSSIFINPTQFNDKSDFEKYPRTLETDKEILEKANCDIIFAPSKEEMYPEPDNSKFDFGNLDKVMEGNFRPGHFKGVAIIVKKLLKIIEPHRAYFGEKDYQQFLIIKKLTSILNLPIQIIGCPTIRESDGLAMSSRNTRLSNKERADAVKVSQILLEIKQLKGKMSVDEMIFFVENEIKKIPLLKLEYFEIADNTTLLPVKNWHNYEDTMAFIAFYAGKIRLIDNVKFI